One Spiroplasma endosymbiont of Nebria brevicollis DNA window includes the following coding sequences:
- the rpsL gene encoding 30S ribosomal protein S12 codes for MPTMNQLVRNGRKTKKYKSKSPALNVGYNSLSKRTFGISCSQKKGVVTRAGTMTPKKPNSALRKYVRARLTNGMEVTAYIGGEGHNLQEHAIVLIRGGRVKDLPGVRYHVVRGVADTAGVAKRNQSRSLYGTKKPKDKK; via the coding sequence ATGCCAACAATGAATCAGTTAGTACGTAATGGACGTAAAACTAAAAAGTATAAATCAAAATCTCCAGCATTAAATGTTGGATATAATTCATTATCAAAAAGAACATTTGGAATTAGTTGTTCTCAAAAAAAAGGTGTAGTTACCCGTGCTGGAACTATGACACCTAAAAAACCTAACTCAGCGTTAAGAAAATACGTTCGTGCTCGTTTAACTAATGGGATGGAAGTTACTGCTTACATTGGAGGAGAAGGACACAACTTACAAGAACATGCTATTGTTTTAATTCGTGGAGGAAGAGTAAAAGACTTGCCTGGAGTTAGATATCACGTAGTACGTGGAGTTGCTGATACTGCAGGAGTTGCTAAACGTAACCAAAGTCGTTCTCTATACGGAACTAAAAAACCAAAAGATAAAAAATAA
- the rpsG gene encoding 30S ribosomal protein S7, translating into MRKNQAIKRELVADPVFKSKVVTQLINSIMTDGKKSVAQKIVYNAFKIVTEKTKEEPLTVFEKAIANITPQLEIKTRRIGGANYQVPIEVSEIRKGTLAIRWLVAYSKARHGRSMEEKLAAEIMDAYTGNGSSIKKRDEIHRMAESNKAFAHYKW; encoded by the coding sequence ATGCGTAAGAATCAAGCTATTAAAAGAGAGTTAGTTGCCGATCCAGTATTTAAATCAAAAGTTGTAACACAACTTATTAATTCAATTATGACTGACGGTAAAAAAAGTGTAGCACAAAAAATTGTTTACAATGCCTTTAAAATTGTTACCGAAAAAACAAAAGAAGAACCGTTAACAGTATTTGAAAAAGCTATTGCTAACATTACACCACAACTAGAAATTAAAACAAGAAGAATTGGTGGTGCTAACTACCAAGTTCCAATTGAAGTTAGTGAAATTCGTAAAGGAACACTTGCTATCCGTTGATTAGTTGCTTACTCAAAAGCAAGACACGGAAGAAGTATGGAAGAAAAATTAGCAGCTGAAATTATGGATGCTTATACAGGTAATGGTTCATCAATCAAAAAACGTGATGAAATTCACCGTATGGCTGAATCTAATAAAGCGTTTGCTCATTATAAATGATAA
- the fusA gene encoding elongation factor G has translation MSEISGRQYSLAHTRNIGIMAHIDAGKTTTTERVLYHTGKIHKIGEVHEGAATMDWMAQEQERGITITSAATTAVWRNYRINIIDTPGHVDFTVEVERSLRVLDGAVAVLDAQTGVEPQTETVWNQATRYNVPRIVFANKMDKTGADFAHSIQTLKDRLGANAHAIQWPIGAEDAFDGIIDIIEMKAYHFDGKPNEDYKEIPIPDDLKDEVEIRRHELLEALCEYDDEIMNLFLEEKEVPVVLIKKAIRKATIDAKFFPVLCGSAFKNKGVKLMLDAVIDYLPSPLDVPAIKGILPNGKEDVRKSSDSEPFSALAFKVMTDPFVGRLTFFRVYSGTLDAGSYILNSTKDKKERVGRIVQMHANSRQEIKKVYAGDIAAIAALKDTTTGDTLCDEKHEIILEKMVFPEPVISLALEPKTKADQEKMGIGLQKLAEEDPTFRVATDKETGQVIISGMGELHLDILTDRLKREFKVETNVGNPQVAYRETIKAVCEKAEGKYIHQSGGKGQYGHVVIKFEPNPDKGFEFVDKIVGGKVPREYIKPVEAGLIKSLANGLIAGYPVIDVKATLYDGSFHPVDSSENAFNIAASKALQDNKDLLKPVLLEPIMDVEVVIPEDYYGSIVGKISGKRGTIVSDDMRGHSKVVRCKVPLSEMFGYATELRSMTQGRGTYTMSFSHYEEAPKSVTEAIVGKYKKVRIS, from the coding sequence ATGTCAGAAATATCAGGTCGCCAATATTCACTAGCACATACTAGAAATATCGGAATTATGGCTCATATTGACGCTGGTAAAACTACAACTACTGAACGTGTGTTATACCATACTGGTAAAATCCATAAAATTGGTGAAGTGCACGAAGGTGCAGCTACTATGGACTGAATGGCACAAGAACAAGAACGTGGAATTACTATTACTTCAGCAGCAACTACTGCTGTTTGAAGAAACTACCGTATTAACATCATTGACACCCCAGGTCACGTTGACTTTACTGTTGAAGTTGAACGTTCACTTCGTGTTTTAGATGGTGCAGTTGCTGTATTAGACGCCCAAACGGGTGTTGAACCACAAACTGAAACTGTTTGAAACCAAGCAACGAGATATAATGTTCCAAGAATTGTTTTTGCTAACAAAATGGATAAAACTGGTGCTGACTTTGCACATTCAATCCAAACATTAAAAGACAGACTAGGTGCCAATGCCCATGCTATTCAATGACCAATTGGTGCTGAAGATGCATTTGACGGAATCATTGACATTATCGAGATGAAAGCTTATCACTTTGACGGTAAACCTAATGAAGATTATAAAGAAATTCCAATCCCTGATGATTTAAAAGATGAAGTTGAAATTAGACGTCATGAATTACTTGAAGCGCTTTGTGAGTATGATGATGAAATAATGAATTTATTCTTAGAAGAAAAAGAAGTACCAGTTGTATTAATCAAAAAAGCGATTCGTAAAGCTACTATTGATGCTAAGTTCTTCCCTGTTTTATGTGGAAGTGCCTTTAAAAATAAAGGTGTTAAATTAATGCTTGATGCTGTTATTGATTACTTACCTTCACCGCTAGATGTTCCTGCCATTAAAGGAATCCTACCAAATGGTAAAGAAGATGTTCGTAAATCAAGTGATAGTGAACCATTCTCAGCTTTAGCTTTCAAAGTTATGACTGACCCCTTTGTTGGAAGATTAACTTTCTTTCGAGTATACTCAGGTACATTAGATGCAGGAAGTTACATTTTAAATTCAACAAAAGACAAAAAAGAACGTGTTGGACGTATTGTTCAAATGCATGCTAATAGTCGTCAAGAAATTAAAAAAGTATATGCTGGTGATATTGCTGCTATTGCTGCGTTAAAAGATACAACTACTGGTGATACTTTATGTGATGAAAAACATGAAATCATTCTTGAAAAAATGGTATTCCCAGAACCAGTTATTTCACTAGCTTTAGAACCAAAAACTAAAGCCGATCAAGAAAAAATGGGGATAGGATTACAAAAACTAGCAGAAGAAGACCCAACTTTCCGTGTTGCAACAGATAAAGAGACTGGACAAGTAATTATTTCAGGAATGGGAGAATTACACTTAGACATCTTAACTGACCGTCTAAAACGTGAATTCAAAGTGGAAACTAACGTTGGTAATCCACAAGTTGCTTACCGTGAAACGATTAAAGCAGTTTGTGAAAAAGCCGAAGGTAAGTATATTCACCAATCTGGAGGAAAAGGGCAATATGGTCATGTTGTTATTAAATTTGAACCAAACCCTGATAAAGGATTTGAATTCGTTGATAAAATCGTTGGTGGTAAAGTTCCTCGTGAATATATTAAACCTGTTGAAGCTGGTTTAATTAAATCACTTGCTAATGGTTTAATTGCTGGATACCCAGTAATTGATGTTAAAGCAACGCTATATGATGGTTCATTCCATCCAGTTGACTCTTCAGAAAATGCTTTTAATATCGCTGCTTCGAAAGCACTACAAGATAATAAAGACTTATTAAAACCAGTGTTATTAGAACCAATTATGGATGTTGAAGTAGTTATCCCTGAAGATTACTACGGTTCTATTGTTGGTAAAATCTCTGGTAAAAGAGGGACAATTGTTAGTGATGATATGAGAGGTCATTCTAAAGTTGTTAGATGTAAAGTACCACTTTCTGAAATGTTCGGATATGCTACTGAATTACGTTCAATGACCCAAGGGCGTGGAACATATACAATGTCATTCTCACATTATGAAGAAGCACCAAAATCAGTTACGGAAGCAATTGTTGGTAAGTACAAAAAAGTAAGAATTTCTTAA
- the tuf gene encoding elongation factor Tu has product MAEVKKKPAATGPKQKFERGKPHVNVGTIGHVDHGKTTLTAAITDYCSKHEKDGYKGVSKGYADIDAAPEEKARGITINTAHVEYETPKRHYAHVDCPGHADYIKNMITGAAQMDGSILVVGATDGPMPQTREHILLARQVGVKNIVVFLNKCDLMEDEDMLELVEMEIRELLTKYEFDGDNTPIIRGSARGALDGKPEWQTKIKELLTAMDEWIPTPVRDVEKPLLLAVEDVFTITGRGTVATGRIERGTLKKNEEIDIVGINNGHKKVVVTDIEMFRKFLDEAYAGDNVGVLLRGIKREDVQRGQVICKPGSVTPHTKFKAEVYILSKEEGGRHTSFHVGYRPQFYFRTTDVTGSMDDFKNKGEKAEMIMPGDNVTIAVELIHPVALEKGTQFSIREGGRTVGAGQVTEIIK; this is encoded by the coding sequence ATGGCAGAAGTAAAGAAAAAGCCTGCAGCTACAGGCCCAAAGCAAAAATTCGAACGTGGTAAACCGCACGTTAACGTTGGAACAATTGGTCACGTTGACCATGGTAAGACAACATTAACAGCTGCAATTACTGACTACTGTTCAAAACATGAAAAAGATGGGTACAAAGGTGTTTCTAAAGGATATGCTGATATTGATGCAGCTCCTGAAGAAAAAGCACGTGGTATTACCATCAACACTGCTCACGTTGAGTACGAAACTCCAAAACGTCACTATGCTCACGTTGACTGTCCAGGCCACGCTGACTACATTAAAAATATGATTACTGGTGCTGCGCAAATGGATGGTTCAATCTTAGTTGTTGGTGCTACAGATGGTCCAATGCCGCAAACTCGTGAACACATTTTACTTGCTCGTCAAGTTGGTGTTAAAAACATTGTTGTTTTCTTAAACAAATGTGACCTTATGGAAGATGAAGATATGTTAGAACTAGTTGAAATGGAAATTCGTGAATTATTAACTAAATACGAATTCGATGGAGACAACACACCAATCATTCGTGGTTCTGCCAGAGGGGCTCTTGATGGAAAACCTGAATGACAAACAAAAATCAAAGAATTATTAACTGCTATGGATGAATGAATTCCAACTCCAGTTAGAGATGTTGAAAAACCATTATTATTAGCGGTTGAAGATGTATTTACTATTACCGGACGTGGAACTGTTGCTACGGGAAGGATTGAACGTGGAACTTTAAAGAAAAATGAAGAAATTGATATTGTTGGTATTAACAATGGACACAAAAAAGTTGTTGTTACAGATATTGAAATGTTCAGAAAATTCTTAGATGAAGCTTATGCTGGAGATAACGTTGGAGTATTATTACGTGGAATCAAACGTGAAGATGTACAACGTGGACAAGTTATTTGTAAACCAGGATCTGTTACACCACATACTAAATTTAAAGCTGAAGTTTATATCTTAAGTAAAGAAGAAGGTGGACGTCATACTTCATTCCACGTTGGATACCGCCCACAATTCTATTTCCGTACAACAGATGTTACAGGAAGTATGGATGACTTTAAAAACAAAGGTGAAAAAGCTGAAATGATTATGCCTGGCGATAACGTAACTATTGCTGTTGAATTAATTCACCCAGTTGCCCTTGAAAAAGGAACACAATTCTCAATCCGTGAAGGTGGAAGAACTGTTGGAGCTGGACAAGTTACTGAAATTATTAAATAA
- a CDS encoding nitroreductase family protein codes for MPYVKELEAIILNRKSIRNYDNTKIIADSKINDILNYVRHTPSAYGLEPWKILVISNPKIKKELQPIINNQQQVSNCSHLFMLLSYSGETFNTSNDWFMKTVMKNRNLTKSQYETYKLTFNNFFDVEQKAQISHWAQCQTFILLQNLLLLLTAHEIDNVVLGGFNEKQLLQFLETNKLIEPHKYHVAVLVCAGYGHSSKTKIIKSEPNEISVIIK; via the coding sequence ATGCCTTATGTTAAGGAATTAGAAGCTATAATCTTAAATCGTAAATCAATCCGAAATTATGATAATACAAAAATAATTGCCGATAGTAAAATTAATGATATTTTAAACTATGTTCGTCATACTCCTTCTGCTTATGGTTTAGAACCATGAAAAATCTTAGTTATTAGCAACCCCAAAATTAAAAAAGAACTACAACCAATTATTAATAACCAACAACAAGTGAGTAATTGTTCTCATTTATTTATGTTACTTAGTTATAGTGGTGAAACTTTTAATACTAGTAATGATTGATTCATGAAAACTGTTATGAAAAACCGTAATTTAACCAAATCCCAATATGAAACATATAAATTAACTTTTAATAATTTCTTTGATGTCGAACAAAAAGCGCAAATCAGTCACTGAGCACAATGTCAAACTTTTATTTTGTTACAAAATTTATTATTGTTATTAACAGCACATGAAATTGATAATGTCGTGCTCGGCGGTTTTAATGAAAAACAATTATTACAATTTCTAGAAACTAACAAATTAATCGAACCTCATAAATACCATGTTGCTGTTCTAGTATGCGCTGGATATGGACACTCTTCAAAAACTAAAATCATAAAAAGTGAACCTAATGAAATTAGTGTTATTATTAAATAA
- a CDS encoding energy-coupling factor transporter ATPase produces the protein MSKSKISLSLKNVEFRYKQEYPNAVDDVSFDITHGEYITIIGHNGSGKSTLSKIIIGVLHKQKGEIKLFDEIVTNKNIKQLRKHLGIVFQNPDNQFIGSTVRDDIAFGLENHLVPPSNMPAIIERVSKAVGMEKYLDHEPLWLSGGQKQRVAIASVLALEPDIIIFDEATSMLDPKGKREVKEIMLELQKQRNKTIISITHDMDEIINADKVIVMNKGKLVRYGTPAEILKEWEFLQSIHLDIPFVLKVSLGLKNKGINIAETLNEEELISKLCQLNSKK, from the coding sequence ATGAGTAAATCTAAAATATCACTAAGTTTAAAAAACGTTGAATTTCGTTATAAACAAGAATATCCTAATGCTGTTGATGATGTTTCTTTTGACATTACTCATGGTGAATATATTACTATTATTGGTCATAACGGCTCTGGTAAATCAACACTATCAAAAATTATTATTGGTGTTTTACATAAACAAAAGGGAGAAATTAAACTCTTTGATGAAATTGTCACTAATAAAAATATTAAACAACTAAGAAAACATTTAGGAATTGTTTTTCAAAATCCTGATAACCAGTTTATTGGTTCTACTGTTCGTGATGATATTGCTTTTGGTTTGGAAAATCATTTAGTTCCACCAAGTAATATGCCTGCCATTATTGAGCGTGTTTCTAAAGCTGTAGGTATGGAAAAATACTTAGATCATGAACCACTGTGACTATCAGGTGGACAAAAACAACGAGTTGCTATTGCTTCTGTATTAGCTTTAGAACCTGATATCATCATTTTTGATGAAGCCACAAGTATGTTAGACCCAAAAGGTAAACGTGAAGTAAAAGAGATTATGTTGGAATTACAAAAACAACGTAATAAAACTATTATTTCTATTACCCATGATATGGATGAAATTATCAATGCTGATAAAGTTATTGTTATGAATAAAGGAAAACTAGTGCGCTATGGCACGCCAGCAGAAATACTAAAAGAATGGGAATTTCTACAAAGTATTCATCTTGATATTCCATTTGTGTTAAAAGTCTCATTAGGTCTTAAAAATAAAGGAATAAACATTGCAGAGACATTGAATGAAGAGGAGTTGATTTCTAAACTATGTCAATTAAATTCAAAGAAGTAG
- a CDS encoding energy-coupling factor transporter ATPase, translating into MSIKFKEVGYTYSPKTPYQYEALKDITVDIDEHKIVAVIGETGSGKSTLVQHINGLLIPMTGTVSINDFVIKAHQRKIRDIKKIRKQIGLVFQFPEYQLFEETIERDIMFGPVNFGEKKDVARDLTKKYIKVVGLDETYLPRSPFDLSGGQKRRVAIAGILALQGHTLILDEPTAGLDPDGEKELIKLFYDLNHKENKTIILVTHNMNHVLMVADEVIVLHNTKIYKKADPITIFRDQQLIAETGIEPPKVYSFLYKLEAAGFDTSKINARSTAELIQQLEQILAKKDKKK; encoded by the coding sequence ATGTCAATTAAATTCAAAGAAGTAGGCTACACTTACTCGCCCAAAACCCCTTATCAATATGAAGCATTAAAAGATATTACTGTTGATATTGATGAACATAAAATTGTTGCTGTTATTGGTGAAACTGGAAGTGGTAAATCAACTTTAGTACAACATATTAACGGTTTATTAATTCCGATGACAGGAACGGTTTCTATTAACGATTTTGTTATTAAAGCCCATCAAAGGAAAATCCGTGATATTAAAAAAATTCGTAAACAAATTGGCTTAGTATTTCAGTTTCCTGAATATCAATTGTTTGAAGAAACGATTGAACGTGATATTATGTTTGGACCTGTTAACTTTGGTGAAAAAAAAGATGTTGCTCGTGACCTAACTAAAAAATATATTAAAGTGGTAGGATTAGATGAAACTTATTTACCGCGTAGTCCCTTTGATTTATCAGGTGGTCAAAAACGAAGGGTCGCTATTGCGGGAATTCTGGCATTACAAGGTCATACGCTAATTCTTGATGAACCAACTGCTGGTTTAGATCCTGATGGTGAAAAAGAATTAATTAAACTATTTTATGATTTAAATCATAAAGAAAATAAAACTATTATTCTTGTTACTCACAATATGAATCATGTGTTAATGGTAGCTGATGAAGTTATTGTTTTACACAATACTAAAATTTATAAAAAAGCTGATCCTATCACCATTTTCCGTGATCAACAATTAATTGCTGAAACTGGCATTGAACCACCAAAAGTTTATAGTTTCTTATATAAACTAGAAGCTGCTGGGTTTGATACTTCAAAGATTAATGCTCGTAGTACTGCAGAATTAATTCAACAGTTAGAACAAATATTAGCAAAAAAAGATAAGAAAAAATAA
- a CDS encoding energy-coupling factor transporter transmembrane component T: MKISFGRYLPLNSIIHRVDPRIKLVVLICLIVSIFFHTGFEGYAIIGVAVLTIFFCAKLPLLMLFRLMRPILFMTIILFMINCFLAGSGPEVGMIWHWGAIKLSYKAIFVSLYTGVRIYLMILITTILTTTTQPLDLTLALEDIMMPLKVIKFPVHIISMIISIALRSIPTLLDEAGRILKAQASRGVDLKNGHFKEKVKSLVSLIIPLLVSSFQKAEDLAYAMDSRGYDPQGKRTRFRQYHIDFKDICFFILGVGILAFIISYSIHPNIFWQIPFVDKYYAI; this comes from the coding sequence ATGAAAATTAGTTTTGGACGCTATTTACCATTAAACTCAATTATTCATCGTGTTGATCCAAGAATCAAATTGGTAGTTTTAATTTGTTTAATTGTTTCCATTTTTTTCCATACCGGTTTTGAAGGGTATGCCATTATTGGTGTTGCTGTTTTAACTATTTTCTTTTGTGCCAAATTACCACTTCTTATGTTATTTCGTTTAATGCGTCCTATTTTGTTTATGACAATAATATTATTTATGATTAACTGTTTTTTAGCAGGAAGTGGTCCTGAGGTTGGAATGATTTGACATTGAGGTGCGATTAAACTTTCTTATAAAGCGATTTTTGTCAGTCTTTATACGGGAGTTAGAATTTACTTAATGATTTTAATTACTACAATTTTAACAACGACAACGCAACCATTGGATTTAACATTAGCATTAGAAGACATTATGATGCCATTAAAAGTTATTAAATTCCCAGTTCATATTATTTCAATGATTATTTCTATTGCTTTACGTTCAATTCCTACGTTATTAGATGAAGCGGGAAGAATTTTAAAAGCACAAGCCTCGCGGGGTGTGGATTTAAAAAATGGGCATTTTAAAGAAAAAGTTAAATCATTAGTTTCATTAATTATTCCATTATTAGTATCTTCATTCCAAAAAGCCGAAGACTTAGCTTATGCTATGGACTCACGTGGCTATGACCCCCAAGGTAAACGTACCCGTTTTCGCCAATATCATATTGATTTTAAAGATATTTGTTTCTTTATTTTAGGAGTTGGAATACTAGCATTTATCATTAGTTATAGTATCCATCCAAATATTTTTTGACAAATTCCGTTTGTTGATAAGTATTATGCTATTTAG
- a CDS encoding DUF402 domain-containing protein — protein MHFKEGQILSIHAYKHNGDLYRSWDKSIVLENTEDYLVLVNEHVTITEINGRKWTTVDPAIWLFFPNQWYNIICMIRNDGIHYYCNIASPFILDCQTIKYIDYDLDIKVFPNRTYKLLDLKEFKTNRRIWKYPIPLQNTLWQNINKLKKDVRKHQSYLFNDEVILQYWEKYQKQGL, from the coding sequence ATGCACTTTAAAGAAGGGCAAATCCTTTCAATTCATGCATATAAGCATAATGGTGATTTATATCGTAGTTGAGATAAATCAATTGTGTTAGAAAATACTGAAGATTATTTAGTATTAGTAAATGAACATGTAACAATTACTGAAATTAATGGTCGTAAATGAACGACTGTTGATCCAGCAATTTGGTTATTCTTTCCTAATCAATGGTACAATATAATTTGTATGATTCGCAATGATGGTATTCATTATTATTGCAATATTGCCAGTCCTTTTATTTTAGACTGTCAAACTATTAAATACATTGACTATGATTTAGATATTAAAGTATTTCCTAACCGTACTTATAAATTATTAGATTTAAAGGAATTTAAAACTAATCGCAGAATATGAAAGTACCCTATTCCCTTACAAAATACGTTATGACAAAATATTAATAAATTAAAAAAAGATGTTAGAAAACACCAATCATATTTGTTTAATGATGAAGTCATTTTACAATATTGAGAAAAATATCAAAAACAAGGTTTATAA
- a CDS encoding IS3 family transposase, with the protein MQTKNPVNYLCKLLKVSKSGYYKWLNNGMKQFNKWIPFIANIIKSTFYAFKEIYGYNMICCWIKKIYKLNIQPHIVYRYMKNMGLKSKIRTKKFDYRLKSGSLRYDNLLDRNFATTGLNQKLGTDITYLLTNGKTYYLSIVKDFHNNEILDYKISSSLDMSFVTKNIIQAWVNVGKYKTWILQSDQGFHYTNPSYKTLCDTLGIKISMSRRGNSPDNGATESWFGTMKTEFLYQIPRKKRTIEWIKENLPKYIYFYNNHRPQPKLKGMSPIEYRLSHPQTNIKFIPMKLDLM; encoded by the coding sequence TTACAAACAAAAAATCCAGTTAATTACCTTTGTAAATTATTAAAAGTTTCAAAATCTGGTTATTATAAATGACTTAACAATGGTATGAAACAGTTTAATAAATGGATTCCATTTATTGCTAATATAATTAAAAGTACATTTTATGCGTTCAAAGAAATTTATGGTTATAACATGATTTGTTGTTGAATAAAGAAAATTTATAAGTTAAACATACAACCACATATTGTTTATAGGTATATGAAAAATATGGGTTTAAAATCCAAAATTAGAACAAAGAAGTTTGATTATAGGTTAAAATCTGGCAGTTTAAGATATGATAATTTATTAGACCGTAATTTTGCAACTACTGGTTTAAATCAAAAATTAGGCACTGATATAACCTATTTACTAACTAATGGTAAAACGTATTATTTATCAATCGTTAAGGATTTTCACAATAATGAAATATTAGATTACAAAATAAGTTCAAGTTTAGATATGTCATTTGTAACAAAAAATATTATTCAAGCTTGAGTTAATGTTGGAAAGTATAAAACATGAATTTTACAATCAGATCAAGGTTTTCATTATACCAACCCTTCTTATAAAACTTTATGTGATACGTTAGGTATAAAAATATCAATGTCCAGAAGAGGAAATTCTCCAGATAATGGAGCAACAGAATCATGGTTTGGAACTATGAAAACTGAATTCTTATATCAGATTCCAAGAAAAAAACGAACTATTGAATGAATTAAAGAAAATTTACCTAAGTATATTTATTTTTACAACAATCATCGACCACAACCAAAATTAAAAGGAATGAGTCCAATCGAATATCGATTATCTCATCCCCAAACAAATATTAAGTTTATTCCTATGAAATTAGATTTAATGTAA
- a CDS encoding helix-turn-helix domain-containing protein, with product MLKKVEGLGCITASKILNVDKSSIKRWRKSIRTLGEDSLIPGKGIQSKGKRQGRPKTLDLNEMTKEELIQYIEVMNYLKKYLEISTKGKCQAIS from the coding sequence ATGTTAAAAAAAGTAGAAGGTTTAGGTTGTATTACTGCAAGTAAAATATTAAATGTTGATAAAAGTAGTATTAAAAGATGACGCAAATCTATAAGAACTTTAGGTGAAGATAGTCTTATTCCAGGAAAAGGTATCCAATCAAAAGGTAAACGGCAAGGTAGACCTAAAACTCTTGATTTAAATGAAATGACTAAAGAAGAACTAATTCAATATATTGAGGTAATGAATTATCTAAAAAAGTATTTAGAGATATCGACAAAGGGAAAGTGCCAGGCGATATCTTAA
- a CDS encoding transposase has protein sequence MTYKTAWRMGHEIRNRIAKQESQLIVNGIPQMDEMFLSYMGSKKQGRSLLNKTLIVGIYEKTTNNLIVKVLKKADKKNLLKFALQHISVSCPLFTDSWKGYHQFGYVSSNGVNTNQIESVWKHLRKTFRNSCQGFKRKHSLICQRICI, from the coding sequence GTGACTTATAAAACAGCTTGAAGAATGGGTCATGAAATCAGAAATAGAATTGCAAAACAAGAATCACAACTCATTGTCAATGGCATTCCACAAATGGATGAAATGTTTCTTTCATATATGGGTTCAAAAAAACAAGGGAGATCTTTGTTGAATAAAACATTGATTGTTGGCATTTATGAAAAAACAACCAATAATTTAATTGTGAAAGTTTTAAAAAAAGCAGACAAGAAAAACCTTTTGAAGTTTGCTTTGCAGCACATTTCTGTTAGCTGTCCATTGTTTACTGATTCTTGAAAAGGATATCATCAATTTGGTTATGTGTCATCAAATGGTGTCAACACAAATCAAATTGAGTCAGTGTGAAAACATTTGAGGAAGACTTTCAGAAACTCATGTCAGGGTTTCAAAAGAAAACATTCACTTATATGCCAAAGAATATGCATATAA
- a CDS encoding ParA family protein encodes MKIITVAVLKGGVGKTNFVFNLSTTLALKNHKVLVIDLDPQATLTLNFSNPEYNWR; translated from the coding sequence ATGAAAATTATTACAGTAGCAGTTCTTAAAGGTGGTGTAGGAAAAACAAATTTTGTTTTTAATCTATCAACCACGCTTGCTTTAAAAAATCACAAAGTATTGGTTATTGATTTAGACCCACAAGCAACCCTTACTTTAAATTTTAGTAACCCAGAATATAATTGACGTTAA